In Miscanthus floridulus cultivar M001 unplaced genomic scaffold, ASM1932011v1 fs_412_1_2, whole genome shotgun sequence, the genomic window ATTTTATGTGTGGCTCGCGTTGGTACACAATTAGTTCTAATTTTTTAATTAGTTAATGGAGAGAAATAAGTGCCCGGATTCAAGTGTATTCGTATCTTGTGGCAGAAATCATATCACAAATTATAATAAATGATGAGGATGCATTGTTTCTCACTAAAATCACAATTTTTTCAGTTAAGTGCCACTCCTCCCTAAGAAGTGATCGGTGACAGTTTGATTCTAGCCTACCATGCCTTTTCCTACCAAAGCTCTTACTCTATTAAAAAAGAAATCTCATTTTTTTAGGACTCCAACTATTATAAGTTtgattaaaattttaaaaatagtACTATTTTCAAattgatttattatgaaaatatattttataattaatctagtgATACATACGATgtttcataaatattagtattttttctGTTTGGTTTAGATGAGATTGTTTGacctctatttttatttttattttggaAACCAGGGAGTCTCACTAAAACAAAAAGAGCATTTCTAAACTCCTATTACTCGAATGGAGTCCTAAACAAGCTCTAATAACCACCCAACGCCCTAGTCCACACAGCTACAGCTCAAACCTCAAGATAAATAAATACTCCTTCAGTCCCAAAAATATTGTAAATCTCATTTCTCGAAAAATCAAAGATTTTTAATTTcaattaaatatataaaaaattgaTGTTTATGGTAtgtaataagtatcattatattaatTATGAAATAATTTTATAATAAATCTAATTGAAAATCTAAAtatagataatattttatataaacttagttaaacttaAATGTTTTTTTGACTACTCTGAAAGCGAGATTTACAAAAAAAATTATGGAGGGAGTAAAATCAGGGAGCACACGGCCCCACAGAAGCTGTTGACTCACGCGGCGGCAACGATGGCGCCGCCCGTCCTATATACAGGCATACAGCCAACCCCGCCGCTCGGCCCTTCTCGGGGCCCCTTTGGAATGGAGGTCAAAGGAAAAGCATAGGATTGAGATGCCATAGGAATGAATTCCTTTAGCAGCCTTTGGATGGTAGGAAATGGCCATAGGAAATCTAAAGGAAACTTTCCTTTCCTTCAATTCCATAGGAAAACTAGAGGAAAAAAGAATCCACTTGGTGCTCATGGGAAAAATCATGTGCACGAGGAACGAAGCACTTAATGGATTAGTACAgtgtccgtgctaacgctacgactTCATTCAGGGATGTACATGGAAACAACCAAACAACGATTTTTTTTTCAGAGTTCAACTTTCACAcaattgtatatgaccatgtatatacAATCCGGGAAACACTTACACATAACAAGgcataataaagttatttctcgcattaaccatataatttacaatatgcctaagtccttaaacatgtcttggagatcttcatggccacttcatgcaaacttcatcccaaataatcaaagatgtcgtaccaagcttcttaaagtagatatagcttcttaaagtaactctatatttcacttttgataaatgaaagaaaaaattATATTTGATCTTTTTTTTAAATTAAATAGTAGATATAGTCGTAAATATATGTGCACAACCGCGATGAATATTTATCTGGTTGTTCCTCGGTTTCTCCATCTCTCCCAtcctgtttttcttttctttagatAATTTTCGGGTATTAGAAAGCTAGCTAATGAAAATTATtgaacaaaagaaaaaaatatttcttcttggcataatcaactgatttatcaagtaagttttaagtaccccatctgttttaaattataagtcgtccagcttttctagatacatactccctccatttcaaattataagtcgcttttactttttttgttcatccattttgctatgtatctagacatattattatatctagatgcataacaaaatggatgtaccaaaaaaatcaaagcgacttataatttggaatggaggaagtagtttttactatgtatatagacaatgtatatttaggtgcatagcaaaagcaatATATCTAAAAATTAGAACAAAACTAATTGTCTCTTGCTTGCATGTTCTATTTTATAATGGCCTTTTATTTTCATAATCACGTGTCAAGTCGGTTCGTTTATTTTGTAAACTCGGTCGGAGCGTGGGGTCACCAAACCAGGTCCCACGTGTTCTTGACGGAAACATGCAAGTGGGTATGTTGGTAGGTCTGTCGCCATTCCTTATTGATGCAATACCAGAACGGCACGGAGAGTTTTGGAAGGGCGCGTCAGATGGGATCGGGCTCGCCGTGGGTTTTTTTTCATTATAATGATAATTCTGGAAATTGCCTTGATCGGAGTCACGGATCCCTCCTTCCtatttgccttgattgacttccatatttgccttgattgacttTCATTAATTTCCATTTTACCGTAGCCTGCGAGATGTGTGAGGCGTGCGTTGAAGCCTGGTTGGGGGAGATCCAAATAACATTGGCCATCGGATCAAGTTGAAGCCTGTGAGAAAGGATTAGGAGCCATAGATTTTAATGATACGGTAAACCTGGGTACAATTTCGTTGGTGCATAATGGTTGTAGTCTCTCAACGAAGGACTATTTTTTAGAAAATctagtatagttttgattgtcaCTTATAGTAGAGACTAATGGTTGTTGGTGGCGCCTAATCAAGAGAGTAAAATGGAATAAGTAGGCTGATTAAAgaaagaaatattatttttctctaaaGATTTCTTTAACATTCCTGTGTTTTTCCTTTACCCATCAAAAACCTCCTCACGTATTTTCCTATGGTTACAATTGTATAAGATTAGAGAAACAAGCCACCTCAATCCCTGCTATTTTCCTATCAAAGGGGCCTCAGTTGTCGCCGTGCACAAACACAGCCCGGTCCCCGGCATCGCCAAACGTCACATCAGTCGGCCACGAGCGCGCGGGCGGGCGTGAGCCAAAACCCAaccccaccggccaccgccgcgGGGCAAGGAGGACCAGGCGGCGGACGGGGAGGAGGGAGGAATGGCGGGCGCGGCGGGGCGGAAGAAGCTGGTGGGCCGCTACGAGGTGGGCCGGACCATCGGCCAGGGCACCTTCGCCAAGGTCAAGTTCGCCGTCGACGCCGACACCGGCGCGGCCGTCGCCATGAAGGTGCTCGACAAGGAGACCATCTTCACCCACCGCATGCTCCACCAGGTACCTCATCCGTCCGTCCTCATCCGCTCCCCATTTTCAGGGAGGCGCTGGAACATCACCATGTCAAATTGGATTCCTATACTGCACGTTTGAGCTtgatttttaatttttctttttcgAGAAAAGCCATTTTCGCTGGATTTAATTAAGCTGCCTTTAAAATTTCGATCCCGGACGAGCTGCCTATAGGCACATACATTACAAGGCGGAATCGTCGAATGTTCCGTCGGAAAAAGTCGCCGAATTCCGGTGCGGGACCGAGCCGAATATACCAACGCGAGCCACACAGTAATCCTAGCAACTTGCGAGTAGCAAACCAATAGGCTAAAGCTAAGCTTTAGCCCAATCACCGTCACTTGTTTTTTTTCCCCTTTCCTGAACAGAACAAAAACTACCCGTCTTATTCCCACACTCGATTTCAGCTACGATGTTCCTTTCGGGGGAAAATCTTTGGAGAGAGAACAGGTCATCTTGGAATTCGGCTCCACTAACACAAGTAGGATCGCTGCGCTTGGTCCGGCAAGTGGGTTGAATTCAGGGTTGTCTGACCACCGCCACCAAAAAGGGGTGGAAGTATTTTGTTTCTATGTCTTGAATTGAATCTATCCCAGTATCTTGTGCGATTAGCGTTGGCCAGGTTGATTAAGCCATTTTGGTATTTCGCAGGTTCTGTTTATACGAGTCTGGACATTCGTTATTTCCAatgattaaaaagagaaatctgTCCAGCCCGATCACCATCCCTTTCTTTTTCGACAGCTTTAGACCATATTCCAATGACAGCAACAGAGATATGCATTTTAGGTTTAATATGTTGTGATACCAACAATTACTACCGGCCAAAGTAGAATCACTAGCAATGGAAAGCATCGAGTCTTGCATCCATCAAAATACTCCAAGCCCACAAAACAGTATCttccttctctctttctctctctcaagAATTGAGGATTACCTTTTACCAGTTAACCAAATATCTTTTGTCAGTTTATTAAAAAATATGAAGTTTTTTTGGTTTCCATGCTCCAGTGAGCTTACTACTTGTTTGCTGCCAGATCAAAAAGGAAATATCAATCATGAAGATCGTAAGACATCCCAACATAGTTGGGCTTAATGAGGTATGCGGTTTGCCATAACGGTGCTTACAGTTCTCTGTTTTACCTATCTAATCGTATTATACTAGAACTGTATTCCTACAAATTATAGCCCTCTATATCACCTGGTTTCCTTTCTTTACACGCATTTTTATTACTTTGTAGGTGTTGGCCGGGAAGACAAAGATATACATAATCTTGGAACTTGTCACTGGAGGTGAACTGTTTGATAAAATAGTAAGAATCTCCATGACATTTCCTTTCGTGAATTAAAAAACTCCATGAACCTAGAAGGATCTAGGTGACTTTAATGTTAAGAAGAAATAGGGACCCAAATTTGAGATGGAGAAGACCTGAACCTGGGTGGTGAGGGGTGCACACACATAGCTCACATGGttcctgtaacaccccaggtgtttggcttccacatttgcactgcatttcatgaacatgagcatcatgcatcctttcgtgaacttatagcacatgaaacattaTTTCGAAACATAGCaacgtgttgtatatttcatgtgtgttgttctttatGAAAGGTAAAGTGtccaacacttaagtgcaacatgtgccactcacttagtgaaacaagactagttaatactatgcaacaagatcatgaaacatgcgaaacatgactatgaaacatttgcgacatttcttgtgtttttcattgtttcagtgtatgccttgattgattcttgtgtgaccaatgcatggtgtggctagaaatgcttgtaagtaacttagttacacttagaatgtcattaggaacaatgttcatgttgatcattttgcctaattaggtttccaagtcttggttgaccaatttggacccctagagctcctgtgtttgactgttttaaaagtgtagcttaggatgtttgcatgtctgagcaacctaaagcaaagttgtagagaattatgtaaggaacaaaagttattttgtgaccaacttgtgaaaatgtgcacaacatgcccaaaaaggtcccacaagtcagctttgaaggtggattcaacacttgaaattatttctaagtcctaagtgtagtttcagtttcatgtaccataGTTGAGAGCTCTGTAGTCtgcaaaccaagccgaaccagctcgagctccaattgtgaaAGTTGTAGACCACATGTAGATCTCCATCTTTGTTAACTACACCTCGAGCCAGATCAGCACGGATTGGGAGATATAACCGCTTGAAATTGTCCTGTCAGTCGGTCATTTGCTGCCGATTCTGAAAAATTCAGACTCGCTACAGTGCCGGCTGGGTTCAGAAAATTGCCGCCGCGTGGGGGACGcgcgtcgccggtcgcctgaccgcgcaggccacgcgccgtggctggcCTGACGCCGCTGCCGGTGTCCTCCACTTGAAGCCGCGTCCGCCTGCCTGTCTGCTCACTCTTCCTTCCTCCTTCACTTCTCCagctcgcagcagcagccgaagCGCAACAGCGGAGCCAccgctccaccattgccgccgATCAGCTCCGCCTTCGTCGAGCAAGCTCGCGCCTCGTCGCCCATTCACCACTGCCTTAGCTCCTCCGCGTATCCACCGTCGCATCGCACCCGTGGTTGCTTGCTAGCCGCGCTCGGTAAGCTTTCCCGCCGCGCGCAGCCTCGTCGGAATGTCGCCGCCGCAGCCCGTCACTGTGGCCAGCACACCTCCGGACCCTTCTTCTACCCCTATCCCTCGTCTCGTCTTCCCCAGCTCGCATAGTCGCTCCAGTGAAGACGCTACCTTCTAGGCCGGTCCAGTCCGGCCGGAacgcggccgcgcaccgccgtgcgccacggCAGAGCCGCCgtacgccatggccggcgtacctAGAGGTCGATTGAGGTTAGGTTAAGTAGGTCAATCGATGCGGGTGGTAGTGGTAGTCACGCCGGTGAAGTCGATTTCACCAGaggagccgccgtcggcgagcttcgccgtgtGCCGGCCATCGCAGCGCCTCCTCTGCTTTCAcggtcactgaccggtggggtcagctgACAGCCGGGCCCCAGTTGTCAGTGGCTGAGCAGTCTTAGGgctagttcaaattttcagttttgaatgctgatttgtgatttttgtaactcctaattggtagatccaaattgagtgattccaattttgttagactcacagttaggtctagtatttaagaaaaatatatcttgagcacattttgtagaaattttgggtgaattaattaggaacttgaaaagtgtttttgaatgaatgcaaacttgtttaaatcatatcttgagtttctgtgatccaaaaattatgaaattttgtgggtgagctagtcttgtatagtagaagctctggttaaaatttgagagtcattgcatgtgtagtttttgagttatagattttccttttatcatcaggggattcttgtgtaaattttagtaattaatttatgaatccaatggccatgaaaattggtaggtagtatcctagtaccctaaggatgctaggaaaaatatgaaatctgttgcttgacacttttcactaaggtttcctaattatgccattttaagccattatgccttatcatttttgtgtaggcttttatacttgctcaaatggtgtgaaatttttatggtagtctacttagagcatgtagtgtctactgtaatttttgtagaattaatggggtagttttcatatatgtttactatttccactaattaattaaataaattaagaaaggtagtaaaagaaatgttttggtgatgaacactttacttgctggtgttcttatgatatgtgtgatgagatagtaaagttggttttgtctaattaagtgtttatatcataagttagtaattaattgttgcatcatgtccctctggacagatctggggactttagaaagctccccatgataatttggttttctgtgaatgagtagaatacaagagttgtagataaaataggtagctagctcctgtcaaaatttgagggcaattggcccagtagtttagaaactacagctgtttaaagttaggttccagtttttgcttactctctgccttgtgaggatagacttctgttgattgatgaattcaacctggtaaaggtttgaatcatgctttgaggtctgaaaatgttttgtagacaattttataagctttccagattgtcttgttgcatatcatttggatttataaatctctagttatggctagtttactgtaccgatacatagtctccatttggtaatacaaatgcttgagtgtatgcttgtgcaatgttctcattgattgtttaggggttagcctaacttgagaatatgcttaggtgcaggtgctagg contains:
- the LOC136531674 gene encoding CBL-interacting protein kinase 24-like isoform X6 — translated: MAGAAGRKKLVGRYEVGRTIGQGTFAKVKFAVDADTGAAVAMKVLDKETIFTHRMLHQIKKEISIMKIVRHPNIVGLNEVLAGKTKIYIILELVTGGVPEGVTLLEFEGANQEEEPEVQETDEAVAAEELPECPDHQPSSFLKDASYSFHRCE
- the LOC136531674 gene encoding CBL-interacting protein kinase 24-like isoform X5, whose product is MAGAAGRKKLVGRYEVGRTIGQGTFAKVKFAVDADTGAAVAMKVLDKETIFTHRMLHQIKKEISIMKIVRHPNIVGLNEVLAGKTKIYIILELVTGGVPEGVTLLEFEGANQEEEPEVQETDEAVAAEELPECPDHQPSSFLKDDLLYQGFCKYCLHPAGDED